A window from Salvelinus sp. IW2-2015 linkage group LG5, ASM291031v2, whole genome shotgun sequence encodes these proteins:
- the LOC111964040 gene encoding uncharacterized protein: MCKLQLLNVFITERLTTAAVEIFVSAEKTLAEYQERLTTAAFEIFVVVEKTIAEVQGENDRLRGLLLDHLGADPQQLTLPEEEVSPKQQQQHCEQEWSPSPGQEDPEPTQITEEQGELRTSQEEEQLQRLRSATTEVVQLIFIPPCVESDCDQBSKTDSLPSNTTEQTQTALDDEDYRASXLTSHXHPLSTVNPHCSSALSEIIVSIXEDEXEELPSRSKRTREKKKQSSQVCTKTKTTSELKAPLKSHTRQETIQVSCVQ, translated from the exons ATGTGTAAACTACAGCTGTTGAATGTGTTTATCACCGAGCGTTTAACAACAGCAGCAGTGGAGATATTTGTTTCGGCAGAAAAGACGTTAGCAGAGTACCAGGAGCGGCTAACAACAGCGGCATTTGAGATATTTGTTGTGGTGGAAAAGACGATCGCAGAGGTTCAGGGGGAGAACGACCGTCTACGGGGGCTTCTTCTAGATCATTTAGGAGCAG atcccCAGCAGCTAACTCTCCCTGAAGAGGAGGTGTCCcctaagcagcagcagcagcattgtgagcaggagtggagccccagtccGGGGCAGGAGGACCCAGAGCCCACACAGATTACAGAGGAACAGGGGGAACTCaggaccagtcaggaggaagagcagcttcaaaGACTTAGGTCTGCTACCACAGAGGTTGTACAGTTGATATTTATTCCTCCCTGTGTGGAAAGTGACTGTGACCAGRACAGCAAGACAGACTCTCTACCCAGCAACACAACTGAACAGACCCAAACAGCATTGGATGACGAGGATTACAGAGCATCACAMCTAACCAGTCACTYTCATCCCCTCTCTACAGTAAATCCACACTGTTCTTCAGCTCTGAGTGAAATCATTGTCAGTATTKATGAAGACGAGWGTGAAGAACTACCGTCAAGGTCAAAGAGAACACGGGAAAAGAAAAAACAAAGCTCTCAAGTCTGCACGAAGACCAAGACAACCAGTGAGCTGAAAGCACCTTTAAAGTCTCACACAAGGCAGGAGACCATACAAGTGTCATGTGTGCAGTAA